The following are encoded in a window of Vicinamibacterales bacterium genomic DNA:
- a CDS encoding ParA family protein has product MLISAPAPQMIVAIANQKGGVGKTTTAINLAAALSLRGKPTLLVDLDPQANSTMSYLDVSQVQRSVYDAIAEQGVTFDDVIVPSSQQPNLWVAPSRIALAKLEAKLVGEIDSHYRLKDRLQPIAERFPHIVIDCPPTLGLLTVNALVAATHLLIPIQSSYFALEGTDDLLETIEKVRARANPGLQILGVVITMHDKRTSLARDIRAQIDKVFGNKVFKTVITKSVRLEESPAYKESIFTFAPDSTGAAEYYRLCEEVMDRA; this is encoded by the coding sequence ATGTTAATATCGGCCCCAGCGCCCCAGATGATCGTCGCCATCGCGAATCAGAAAGGCGGCGTGGGTAAGACCACGACCGCCATCAATCTCGCCGCCGCCCTGTCGCTCCGCGGCAAGCCGACACTCCTCGTCGACCTCGATCCCCAGGCCAACAGCACGATGTCGTATCTGGACGTGAGCCAGGTCCAGCGCAGCGTCTATGACGCGATCGCGGAGCAGGGGGTCACGTTCGACGACGTGATTGTGCCGTCTTCGCAGCAGCCGAATCTCTGGGTGGCCCCGTCGCGGATTGCCCTCGCGAAGCTCGAAGCCAAGCTGGTCGGCGAGATCGACTCGCACTACCGGTTGAAGGATCGCCTGCAGCCGATCGCGGAGCGGTTTCCTCATATCGTGATCGATTGTCCGCCGACGCTGGGGCTGCTGACGGTCAACGCGCTGGTGGCGGCGACGCATCTTTTGATCCCCATCCAGTCCTCGTATTTCGCGCTCGAGGGCACGGACGATCTCCTCGAAACGATCGAGAAGGTCCGGGCGCGGGCGAACCCCGGGCTGCAGATTCTCGGTGTCGTCATCACGATGCACGACAAGCGGACCTCGCTGGCGCGGGACATCCGGGCCCAGATCGACAAGGTATTCGGCAACAAGGTGTTCAAGACCGTCATCACCAAGAGCGTCCGGCTGGAAGAGAGTCCTGCCTACAAGGAGTCGATCTTCACGTTCGCCCCCGATTCGACAGGCGCCGCGGAGTATTACCGGCTCTGCGAAGAAGTCATGGATCGCGCATGA
- the metK gene encoding methionine adenosyltransferase, with the protein MSRNGRYHFTSESVTEGHPDKIADQISDSILDAILAQDPVGRVACETLVTTGLAIVAGEITTSCYVDFPSIVRETIKEVGYTRGKFGFDSETCAVLSSIHGQSPDIAQGVDPGGAGDQGLMFGYACTETPELMPLPIMLAHKLVRGLSERRRDHSMDYLRPDGKSQVSVEYDGSKPVRVDTVVVSTQHSPTVSNETLREDITENIVNKVIPKEMMDAKTRVLINPTGRFVVGGPHGDAGVTGRKIIVDTYGGAAPHGGGAFSGKDPTKVDRSACYMARYVAKNVVASGLAERCMVQLAYAIGVAEPVSVLIDTFGTGTIGDEKISELVRAHFKLTPRGIIESLDLRRPIYKKTAAFGHFGRTEPEFTWERTDKANALRADAT; encoded by the coding sequence ATGAGCCGTAACGGTCGTTATCATTTCACGTCGGAGTCGGTGACCGAAGGCCACCCGGACAAGATCGCCGACCAGATCTCCGACTCGATTCTCGATGCGATTCTCGCGCAGGACCCGGTCGGGCGCGTCGCCTGCGAGACGCTCGTCACCACCGGTCTCGCCATCGTCGCCGGCGAAATCACCACCAGCTGCTACGTCGACTTTCCCAGCATCGTCCGCGAGACGATCAAGGAAGTGGGCTACACGCGCGGCAAGTTCGGCTTCGACTCCGAGACGTGCGCCGTGCTCTCGTCGATTCACGGACAGTCGCCAGATATCGCGCAAGGCGTGGATCCCGGCGGCGCCGGCGACCAGGGCCTGATGTTCGGGTATGCCTGCACCGAGACGCCCGAACTGATGCCGCTGCCGATCATGCTGGCGCACAAGCTGGTGCGCGGCCTGTCGGAGCGCCGGCGCGACCACTCGATGGACTATCTCCGGCCGGACGGCAAGTCGCAGGTGTCCGTCGAATACGACGGCAGCAAGCCGGTCCGCGTCGACACCGTCGTCGTGTCGACGCAGCACAGCCCCACCGTCAGCAACGAGACGCTCAGAGAAGACATCACCGAGAACATCGTCAACAAGGTGATTCCGAAGGAGATGATGGACGCGAAGACACGCGTGCTCATCAACCCGACGGGGCGGTTCGTGGTCGGCGGTCCGCACGGCGACGCCGGCGTCACCGGCCGCAAGATCATCGTCGACACCTACGGCGGCGCGGCACCGCACGGCGGCGGCGCGTTCTCGGGCAAGGATCCGACGAAGGTCGATCGCTCGGCGTGCTACATGGCCCGCTACGTCGCGAAGAACGTCGTCGCCTCCGGACTGGCGGAGCGCTGCATGGTGCAGCTGGCCTATGCGATCGGCGTGGCTGAGCCGGTATCGGTGCTGATCGACACCTTTGGTACCGGCACGATCGGCGACGAGAAGATCAGCGAGCTGGTACGCGCGCACTTCAAGCTGACGCCGCGCGGCATCATCGAGTCGCTGGATCTGCGGCGGCCTATTTACAAGAAGACCGCGGCGTTCGGCCATTTCGGCCGGACCGAGCCGGAGTTCACCTGGGAGCGCACCGACAAGGCCAACGCGCTCCGCGCGGACGCCACGTAA
- a CDS encoding GntR family transcriptional regulator — protein sequence MFVEVRADDPRPVYRQIADEIQRAVSVGVLKPGEPLPATRQVAAELKLNPNTVQHAYRTLAQEGIVEMRRGLGAFVAARPRESRRSSQAIARQLAERALREAFRHGLLASDLMAALKEIAPTSPAVTPDEAQVLAVNKR from the coding sequence ATGTTTGTCGAGGTGCGAGCCGACGACCCGCGGCCGGTCTATCGCCAAATCGCGGATGAAATTCAACGCGCCGTTTCGGTTGGCGTGCTGAAACCAGGCGAGCCGCTGCCGGCGACCCGGCAGGTGGCCGCGGAGTTGAAACTGAACCCCAACACGGTCCAACACGCCTACCGCACGTTGGCGCAGGAGGGGATCGTCGAGATGCGGCGGGGACTGGGCGCGTTCGTCGCGGCCAGGCCGCGCGAGTCGCGGCGGTCGTCGCAGGCCATTGCGCGTCAGCTCGCCGAACGGGCGCTCCGCGAAGCCTTCCGCCACGGGTTGCTGGCCAGCGATCTGATGGCCGCGCTCAAAGAGATCGCGCCGACCTCCCCGGCAGTCACGCCAGACGAGGCTCAGGTCCTGGCGGTCAACAAGAGGTAG
- the xerD gene encoding site-specific tyrosine recombinase XerD, translated as MIETYLGYLRDVRRVSPNTVESYARDLAVLTGFAERQGRTVDQLGRVDLEAFVRELMSGGLSPRSVARAVACVRGFYKFLLVEKRISGNPAEDLRAPRAWPALPKYLGLDEVDRLLAQPDTATPRGMRDKALIELLYATGLRVTELLSLKPGDIALDAGYLKCVGKGDKQRIVPLGRTAADWVRRYLADARPALLKTRKSAWLFVNARGGNRLSRVGFWKVLRAYGIAAGVQRGLSPHVLRHSFATHLLERGADLRSIQMMLGHADLSTTQIYTHVLEARLRTVYDRFHPRK; from the coding sequence GCCCAACACCGTCGAGAGCTACGCGCGCGATCTGGCGGTGCTGACCGGGTTTGCCGAGCGCCAGGGCCGAACCGTCGATCAGCTCGGTCGCGTCGATCTCGAAGCCTTCGTACGGGAGTTGATGAGCGGCGGCCTGTCGCCGCGATCGGTTGCCCGCGCCGTCGCCTGCGTTCGTGGTTTCTACAAGTTCCTGCTCGTCGAGAAGCGGATCTCCGGCAACCCTGCCGAGGATCTCCGGGCGCCGCGCGCGTGGCCGGCGCTCCCGAAATATCTCGGGCTCGACGAGGTCGACCGTCTGCTCGCGCAACCCGACACAGCCACGCCTCGCGGTATGCGCGACAAGGCGCTGATCGAACTCCTCTACGCGACGGGACTGCGGGTGACCGAGCTGCTGTCGCTCAAACCGGGCGACATCGCGCTCGATGCCGGCTATCTCAAGTGCGTGGGCAAGGGGGACAAGCAGCGCATCGTGCCGCTCGGTCGGACCGCCGCCGACTGGGTCCGCCGTTATCTCGCCGACGCCCGCCCGGCGCTCCTCAAGACGCGCAAGTCGGCGTGGCTGTTCGTCAACGCCAGGGGAGGCAACCGGCTGTCGCGGGTCGGCTTCTGGAAAGTGCTGAGAGCGTACGGCATCGCCGCCGGCGTGCAGCGCGGCCTCAGCCCGCACGTCCTCCGTCATTCCTTCGCCACGCATCTGCTCGAGCGCGGCGCCGATCTGCGCTCCATCCAGATGATGCTCGGCCACGCCGACCTCTCGACGACGCAGATCTACACGCACGTGCTCGAGGCGCGTCTGCGCACCGTCTACGATCGCTTTCACCCGCGGAAGTGA
- a CDS encoding LptF/LptG family permease: MKTLDRYLIRETLPPLFLSLLIFTFILTIPPLMEQLEALVAKGVPWGVAGRMMLTLVPQSLGLTIPMALLVGLLIALGRLSGDREAVALLACGVSPYRLLRPVLLLAAVAGLVHLYVMIWAIPDANQTFRQLSYDVISKKVENDVRPQVFFQEFPNLVLYARDIPVQGPGGWKDVLVADTRKAGALDLYMARNGRLNLNREKQTVDLVLENGTRYSSQGPDGRQIDTYRFSEQLVVKLDPKSVFPHTDLMRGNNELPISDLWKQAEDKLQHGLPAHQEMESIQQRFSFPAASLVFAVIGVALGLSVARDGKVAGFVVGIAVIFAYYILLYLAQAVTRGYYVGPHSDLKPLLIAQMSRWIPNLVLLPFGVVALIWRARWAEGRLPFRSIVRLTGALKGWLDRRIASGKAGNPIGASSTATPSSQRHGVVVVIRIPSLSWLLPNILDRYISTIYLRATAISFAALLGIFYISTFIDKTDKVLKGQGTSQMLLMLLGYMTPQFIYYVIPLSALLAVLVTFGLLSRSSELSVMKACGISLYRISAPLLLLSLGWSGILYGLEQQVMAKANEKADAIDSKMRNKLPRTLNPLDRQWIVAHDGTIYHYDAFDVVSKALLNLTIYAPAAKGWSLDSQLFTAKAEYERGEWIGRKGWEQKFTVQKGGYAAFSERRLPLEPPSYFETEAPVADMMTVPELKRYINQLKASGFNVVPFTIDLQKKLAFPFVTVVMTLLAIPFGLTTGKRGTLYGVGIGIVLALGYWIVMGVFAAIGKAGVLNPVMAGWAPNILAAGSAVYLLLTART, from the coding sequence GTGAAAACGCTCGACCGCTACCTGATTCGTGAAACCCTGCCGCCGCTGTTCCTGTCGCTGCTCATTTTCACGTTCATCCTGACGATTCCGCCGCTGATGGAACAGCTCGAGGCGCTGGTCGCCAAGGGCGTTCCGTGGGGCGTCGCCGGACGGATGATGCTGACGCTCGTCCCGCAGTCGCTCGGCCTGACCATCCCGATGGCGCTCCTCGTCGGACTCCTCATCGCCCTCGGGAGGCTCTCGGGCGACCGCGAGGCCGTGGCGCTCCTCGCCTGCGGCGTCAGCCCCTACCGGCTGCTCCGGCCTGTGCTCCTGCTGGCGGCCGTCGCCGGCCTCGTCCACCTCTACGTGATGATCTGGGCGATTCCCGACGCCAACCAGACCTTCCGCCAGCTGTCCTACGACGTCATCTCGAAAAAGGTCGAGAACGACGTGCGGCCGCAGGTCTTTTTCCAGGAATTCCCGAACCTCGTGCTCTATGCGCGCGACATCCCGGTACAAGGCCCGGGCGGCTGGAAAGACGTCCTCGTCGCCGACACCCGAAAGGCCGGGGCGCTCGACCTCTACATGGCGCGCAACGGGCGGCTCAATCTCAACCGCGAGAAGCAGACGGTCGACCTGGTCCTCGAGAACGGCACCCGCTATTCCAGCCAAGGGCCCGACGGCCGGCAGATCGATACCTATCGCTTCAGCGAACAGCTCGTGGTGAAGCTCGACCCGAAGAGCGTGTTCCCTCACACCGACCTGATGCGCGGCAACAACGAGTTGCCGATCAGCGATCTCTGGAAACAGGCCGAGGACAAGCTCCAGCACGGCCTGCCGGCGCACCAGGAGATGGAGTCCATCCAGCAGCGGTTCTCGTTCCCGGCGGCGTCACTGGTGTTTGCGGTGATCGGCGTGGCGCTCGGACTCAGCGTCGCGCGGGACGGCAAGGTGGCGGGCTTCGTCGTCGGAATCGCGGTGATTTTCGCCTATTACATCCTGCTGTACCTGGCGCAAGCGGTCACCCGCGGCTACTACGTCGGGCCCCATTCCGATCTCAAACCGCTCCTGATCGCCCAGATGTCGCGGTGGATTCCGAATCTCGTTCTGCTGCCCTTCGGCGTCGTCGCCCTGATCTGGCGGGCCCGCTGGGCCGAGGGCCGCCTGCCGTTCCGGAGCATCGTCAGGCTGACCGGCGCCCTTAAGGGTTGGCTCGATCGCCGCATCGCCTCCGGCAAGGCCGGCAACCCGATCGGCGCGTCATCGACGGCCACGCCGTCGTCTCAGCGCCACGGCGTCGTCGTCGTCATCCGGATTCCAAGCCTCTCCTGGCTGCTCCCCAACATCCTCGACCGCTACATCTCGACCATCTACCTGCGGGCCACGGCCATTTCGTTCGCGGCGCTTCTCGGCATCTTCTACATCTCGACGTTCATCGACAAGACCGACAAGGTCCTCAAGGGCCAGGGCACGAGCCAGATGCTCCTGATGCTGCTCGGCTACATGACGCCGCAGTTCATCTACTACGTGATTCCCCTCTCGGCGCTTCTCGCCGTGCTGGTCACCTTCGGCCTGCTGAGCCGATCCAGCGAGCTGTCGGTCATGAAGGCCTGCGGCATCAGCCTGTACCGGATCAGTGCGCCGCTGCTCCTGCTGTCTCTGGGCTGGAGCGGCATCCTCTACGGGCTCGAGCAGCAGGTCATGGCGAAGGCCAACGAGAAGGCCGACGCGATCGACTCGAAGATGCGCAACAAGCTGCCGCGCACCCTCAACCCGCTCGATCGACAGTGGATCGTCGCGCACGACGGCACCATCTATCACTACGATGCGTTCGACGTGGTCTCCAAGGCGCTCCTCAACCTGACGATCTACGCCCCCGCCGCCAAGGGATGGTCGCTCGACAGTCAGCTCTTTACCGCCAAGGCGGAGTACGAGCGCGGCGAGTGGATCGGGCGGAAGGGCTGGGAGCAGAAATTCACCGTCCAGAAAGGGGGCTACGCCGCCTTCTCGGAACGGCGGCTCCCCCTCGAGCCCCCGAGTTATTTCGAGACCGAAGCCCCGGTGGCCGACATGATGACGGTGCCCGAGTTGAAGCGGTACATCAACCAGCTCAAGGCCAGCGGATTCAACGTGGTACCGTTTACGATCGACCTCCAGAAGAAGCTGGCCTTTCCATTCGTCACGGTGGTGATGACCCTGCTGGCGATTCCGTTCGGCCTGACCACGGGCAAGCGCGGCACGTTGTACGGAGTCGGCATCGGCATCGTGCTGGCGCTGGGCTATTGGATCGTCATGGGCGTGTTCGCGGCGATCGGCAAGGCGGGCGTGCTCAATCCGGTCATGGCGGGATGGGCCCCCAACATCCTCGCCGCCGGGTCTGCCGTCTACCTCTTGTTGACCGCCAGGACCTGA
- a CDS encoding ParB/RepB/Spo0J family partition protein: MTAKRGLPSTVRMRHDEHYVDALTSSAGAPIGRLIAIDELDPNPNQPRQVMGDLSELMASIAEKGIIEPIIVRPRGTRFQIVAGERRYQAAVQVGLREIPIVIRDVDEAEIIEIALIENLQRKDLTAFEEAEAMQSLASRCSYTHEDMARKLGKSRTSITESLSLNNMPDEVKNLCRLADISSKSLLLEVVRQGDFQKMVTLVERIARDGGATREEVRRDKDVPKPKAGRPKHYVFKYRPPTKAFNLQLRFTKSKVDRDEVIEALQAIIRDLRQQ, encoded by the coding sequence ATGACCGCTAAACGAGGATTGCCGTCGACGGTGCGCATGCGGCACGACGAGCACTATGTGGATGCGCTGACGAGCTCGGCCGGTGCCCCGATCGGCCGCCTCATCGCGATCGACGAGCTCGACCCCAATCCCAACCAGCCGCGCCAGGTCATGGGAGACCTGTCGGAGCTGATGGCGTCGATTGCCGAAAAAGGCATTATTGAACCGATCATCGTTCGGCCTCGCGGGACCCGATTCCAGATCGTCGCCGGCGAACGACGTTACCAGGCGGCGGTGCAGGTGGGTCTGCGCGAGATCCCGATCGTCATCCGCGATGTCGACGAGGCCGAGATTATCGAGATTGCGCTCATCGAGAATCTCCAGCGCAAAGACCTGACGGCCTTCGAAGAAGCGGAAGCCATGCAATCGCTGGCCAGCCGCTGCAGCTATACCCACGAAGACATGGCGCGCAAGCTGGGGAAGTCGCGCACGTCCATTACCGAGTCGCTCTCCCTCAACAACATGCCCGACGAGGTGAAAAACCTTTGTCGGCTGGCCGACATTTCTTCCAAATCATTGCTTCTAGAGGTAGTTAGACAGGGTGATTTCCAGAAGATGGTCACCCTGGTCGAGCGCATCGCCCGGGACGGCGGCGCCACGCGTGAAGAGGTCCGCCGCGACAAGGACGTCCCGAAGCCGAAAGCCGGACGCCCGAAACACTACGTGTTCAAGTACCGGCCGCCTACCAAAGCCTTCAACCTGCAGCTGCGATTCACGAAGTCCAAGGTCGACCGCGACGAAGTGATCGAAGCGCTGCAGGCCATCATCCGCGACCTCCGTCAGCAGTAA